CTGAACCCATTATTCTGGCAGTCCTTTTTTACAATAATATGTTTTATAAATTATGAAGGAGTGACGTACACGTGAAAGTATTAATGGTTGGATCCGAATGTACACCTTTTATCAAATCTGGAGGATTGGCAGACGTATTAGGTTCGCTGCCACAAGCTCTTCAAGAGCAAGGTACAGATGTACGTGTTATATTACCAAAGTATCAGGAAATGAAAGATGAGTGGAAAGAACAGCTGATGCATCTGGATGAACTGAACGTGCATATGGGATGGCGAAATCAATATGCAGGTATTGAATACTTGGAACATAATGGGGTTATCTTCTACTTTATCGATAATGAATACTACTTTAAGCGCTCAAACCTTTATGGATATGGTGATGAAGCAGAGCGTTTTGTCTTTTTTAATCGTGCCGTTATGGAGATGATTCGTGCGTTGGAGATGGAATGGATTCCAGATGTTATCCATTGTCACGACTGGCAAACTGGTTTAATTCCTGTTCTGTTACATACTCACTATGAAAATGATGAGTTGTTCCAAGGTATAAAAACAGTATTTACGATTCATAATTTAAAATATCAGGGAATTTTCCCTCAATCTGTTTTACATGACTTAATCGACTTAGATGAGGGTATGATGATAGAAGACGGGATGGAATTTTTCGGAGATATTAATTTTATGAAAGGTGCCCTCAACTACGCTGATACCATTACTACGGTTAGTGAAACCTACGCAAAAGAGATTCAAACACCTTATTATGGGGAAAACCTAGATGGAGTATTACGTAAACGCGCTGATCAACTAGTTGGCATTGTAAATGGAATCAATGATAAAGATTACAATCCAATGAGAGATGACGCGCTAGAATTTCCATACCGTAGTTCCTTAACGAAGAAACGCCAAAACAAAATGTGGCTCCAGGAACAGCTCGGGTTACCTGTAAAAAAAGATGTACCGATGATTGGTATTGTATCTAGACTAGTAGAACAAAAGGGATTCGATCTTATTGGTAGAGTAATTGATGAATTATTACATGAAGAAGACATCCAAATTGTATTACTAGGTACAGGTGAGTACCAATATGAACAAATGCTTCAGTGGGCACAAGATCGTCACCCAACCAAAATGTCTACCAATATCCAGTTTTCTGAGACGCTTTCCCGTCAAGTATATGCAGCAAGTGATTTATTTTTAATGCCTTCTAGGTTTGAACCTTGTGGTATTGGTCAATTAATTGCACTTCGTTATCTTACTGTACCAATTGTTCGTGAAACAGGTGGTTTAGCAGATACAGTACATGCATTCAACGAAAACACCGAAGAGGGAAATGGCTTTACCTTCACCAATTACAATGCTCATGACATGTTATTCACAATCAGACGAGCATTAGAGCTTTATCAAGATATGCCTACGTGGCAACAACTGGTGAAGAATATAATCAAAAGCCAATTCTCTTGGAAGTATTCTGCTAGCCAATATATTGATTTATACAACTCGATACGTGTATATGAATCAATGGAAAAGTAGTGGAGTATGAATGGAGGAAAACTATCATGTTCAGCGAGAAAGAGGAATTTAAGAAAGCTTTTTCAAGAAAGCTACAAGCAGAGCTTGGAGTATATGTAGAAAATGCCACAGAATTTGATATTTATAGAGCTCTTGGATCGCTGGTACAGGATAAGATAGGGGAAGGTTGGCTTCAAACCCAACAGCAGTATAAGGATAAGAAAGAAAAACAAGTTTATTATTTTTCTATGGAGTTCCTGATGGGGCGACTGCTCGGGAATAACTTGCTCAATTTGCAAGTACTGGAAATGGTAGAAGAAGGCCTAAGTGATTACGGATTTTCGTTATCTAGAATTGAAGATCAGGAGCATGACGCTGGCTTAGGTAACGGAGGCTTAGGTCGATTAGCGGCATGTTTCTTAGATTCGTTGGCGTCGTTGGAATTACCAGGTCATGGATGCGGATTGCGCTATCGGTATGGCATGTTCGATCAACGATTTATGAATGGCTACCAAGTAGAGCTTCCAGATAATTGGCTATCGGATCAATTTATTTGGGAGGTACGTCGACCAGAAGAAGCCATAGAAGTGAAGTTTGGTGGTCACGTATCAACGGCTAATAATGGATCAGGTGAGCTTGCGTTCCGTTATAAGAATTATAACACCCTTCGTGCTGTTCCTTACGACGTACCTGTAGTAGGGTATAACAATGAAGTCGTCAACACACTGAGGCTTTGGTCAGCTGAGCCGACGGAGAAGGATATTCTTACAGTTGCCAAGCAACAAAATGATTATACAAATATGTTGAATCATCAACGCTCATTGGAGTCGATTTCCGATTTCTTATATCCTGATGATTCTACTGATGAAGGAAAGACGCTGCGTTTGAAGCAAGAGTATTTTCTTGTATCTTCTGGTGTGCAGAGTGCTGTTCGACAGTTTGAACAATTAGAATTACCTTGGTCTTCGTTCTCAAATCAAGTCGCCCTTCATATTAATGATACACACCCAGCATTGGTGATTCCTGAACTGATGCGTATTCTCCTAGATGAGAAGGAACTAGGTTGGGAGGAAGCATGGGAGGTTACGCAATCGACTGTTTCCTATACGAACCATACAACGTTAAGTGAAGCGCTTGAAACGTGGCCTGTTGATCTAGTTCGTAACCTACTACCGAGAATTTTTATGATTATTGAAGAAATGAATGAACGGTTTTGCCAATCGCTATGGAAAACCTACCCTGGTGATTTTGACCGTATTGCGAGCTTAGCCATTATTGCAGATGGACAGGTGAAAATGGCTCATTTATCGATTGTCGGGAGCCATAGCATTAATGGTGTGGCAAAACTTCATACAGAAATACTGAAAAAACGAGAAATGAAAACATTCTTCGAGACCTTCCCAAACCGTTTCACAAATAAGACCAATGGTATTACGCACCGCCGCTGGTTAATGCACGCCAATAGACCTCTATCCCAACTCATCTCAGATCATATTGGCGAACAGTGGAAAGACCATCCTGAACAGTTAACAGATCTACTAGCAAAACAAGAAGATCCTTCCCTCTTAGATAGCCTATATGATGTAAAACAACAAAATAAGGAGTCCTTCGCGAATTGGGTGCACAAAGAAACAGGAATTATGGTTGATTCATCATCAATCTTTGATGTTCATATCAAGCGACTTCATGGTTACAAACGACAGTTACTTAATGCGCTTCATATCATGCACTTATACAATGAGATTAAATCAGGACATGCGAGAAACATGGTCCCAAGAACGTTCTTTTTTGGTGCCAAGGCAGCACCTGGGTATCATTTTGCTAAGAAAGTTATTAAGCTCATCAATCGCATATCCGATGTCGTCAATAATGACACAGATGTGAATGAACAGTTGAATGTTGTCTTTTTAGAAAATTATTCTGTGTCTATGGCTGAGAGAATCATTCCAGCGGCGAACATAAGCGAACAAATTTCAACTGCAAGCAAAGAAGCATCTGGAACAGGTAATATGAAACTCATGATGAATGGTGCGTTAACAATAGGCACGCTTGATGGAGCAAATATTGAGATCAATGAAGTCGTTGGAGATAATAACATGTACACCTTTGGGCTCCGATCCAATGAAATTCTTCGTTATTATAAAGAAGGCGGATATTCATCAAAAGAAGTGTACGATACTGATGAACGTATTCGACACACGTTAGATCAATTGATTCATTATAGCCCTTTTTCAAAAGGGGAAACAGAGTTCAAGGATTTGTATGATGCCCTTCTCACATACAATGATGAGTTTTTTGTACTCAAAGACTTTGCTAGCTATGTAGAGGCGCAGCAGCAGATTGATGACGATTATAAGCAAACAAGAGAATGGTGTAGGAAAAGCTTGATTAATATCGCTCACTCAGGAAAATTCTCAAGCGATCAGACCATTCAGTCCTATGCATCAGATATATGGCGTTTACAGCAAGTGAAAACGTTACGTTGATCGATTAAAGGAGGACATTATGTGAAGCAGCATGACATGTATCATAATAGCTTTTTACAGTCTTATAGGGAGCCTTTCGGTGCTGCACCGAGAGGCTCAAACGTTTCATTAACGATTGATGTCCACAATCACCATCAGGTTCAAAAGGTAATTGTCCATTATATTTATGATAAATCTGATGAAGAACAAACGAAGGAACTGGATTTATATAGTGAAAAGCATTACTACAACAGTTTCGAGGCGACCATAAAAATGCCGGATGAGCCTCAACTGGTTTGGTATTATTTTGAGATTGTATTAGAAGAATACACGTTTTTCTACGGACGCTTATCGATTGAAGAAAGTGGAGAAGGCGTTTTATATGAACACATCCCTCCGTCTTGGCAAATAACGGTGTACGACCCAGAGTACCAGACACCTAGGTGGTGGAAAAATGCCACCATGTATCAAATCTTTCCTGATCGATTCCATGTAGAAGGAGATCCGGAACTCGAGAAAGCTCCAAAATCGAGTTTAATGCATACGCATTGGGAGAATGATCCATATTACATTAGAGATGAGAATGGAGGAGTTGTTCGATGGGACTTTTTCGGCGGGAACATCCAAGGCATTATACATAAATTAGATTATATCAAATCGCTAGGGGTTACCGTCATTTACTTGAACCCTATATTTGAAGCTGAAAGCAACCATCGATATGATACAGGGGATTATCATAAGATTGATCTATTACTAGGCACAAAAGAAGACTTTGAACAGCTTATCGCTGAAGCGAAAGATAGAGGCATCGAAATTATGTTGGATGGTGTATTTAGCCATACAGGTAGTAATAGTATCTATTTCAATCAAAGAAATGAATACGATTCTCTAGGCGCATATCAATCCAAATCATCTCCCTACTATGATTGGTATATGTTCCATGAGTGGCCAGATGAGTATGAGGCGTGGTGGGGAGTAGGAACGTTACCTACGCTCAATAAGGAAGTGGAAAGCTATCAACAATTTCTCGTTCATAATGAAGACAGTGTCATAAAAACATGGCAACAATCTGGTATGAATCATTGGCGTCTGGATGTTGCGGATGAATTAACAGATGATCTAATTAGACAAATTTATCAGCAGTTGAAAACGAATGACGAATCTAGTGTTCTATTAGGTGAAGTGTGGGAAGATGCATCAAATAAATCAGCCTATGGGAAACGAAGGGAGTATTTTCTTGGAGGCGTACTTGACTCCGTCATGAACTACCCACTTCGCGATTTAATGCTAGATTTTATCAAGGGGGAAGTAGACGCTTACTTCCTCCATCGTCGCTTACTCACGTTACGAGAGCATTATCCTAGAGAGTATTTTTATGCTTTAATGAACATGCTCTCTAGCCATGACGTAGAACGAGTTAAAACGATGCTCGATGCATTTTTGCCTGATGACTTATTGGATGAAGAACGAAGGAACATTATACAACAACAAGTCAAAGCTTTAAGTTTATGGCTCTACACGTTTCCTGGTATCCCATCTTTGTATTACGGAGATGAAGCGGGCGTGACAGGAGGAAAAGACCCCGATAATCGTAAGCCATTTCCTTGGGGGAGAGAAGAGAAAGAACTCGTGCATTGGTACACCAAAATTGGTCAATGGCGTAGCAACCACGCTGCCCTTCGAACAGGAAGCTTTAAACCTCATGCTTTACACGAGGATGTGTATGCATACGAGCGCTGGGTTAAAAATGGGGTGGATGAGTTCGGGAAGAAAGCCAATAACGAACACATGCTGTATCTCATCAACCGTAACTACCAGGAAGAAATTGAAGTGACCTTGTCCATTAGAAAAGGAAGATGGCAGCACATGCTTGACCACCGAATGTTCCGTACTAAAAAAGGAAAGCTTACTATTACATTAGCTCCTTGTGAGAGTATGTTGTTGAGACATATACATTAGATAGAAGTCCTCTGGATGCTCCAAAGCAACCAGGGGATTTTTTATAATTTCATTAGGTATATGGAAGTCCAAATAGATAAAGATAATAAAAAGAGTTCAAAGTTTGAGAAAACGTGCGGATTCTTCAGGTATACTATCCTCATAATACATAATTAATAGTACTTACTGAGTAAGTATCTCAATGTTGATTCATCTAAAATCCTAGAATTTTTCCATCCTTTGTGTGTTTTTTCAATTCTTATGGGTAAAAGAAGTTAATTGATTGCAAGATTAGGGAAAAGATTTTGTATAAATAAGCGAATAGCGGGGTGAATACATGGACAATACATCGCTAACCTTACAGATTGATGGCATGGGACGCTTTGTGATTCCAAAAGAAATGCGTGATGCTTTAGGGTTTGAGGATCAAGGACTCGTCATTAACTCTCTATCTAAGCGAAGAGGGATTTCCATATCTAAGGCGTCAGCTAATACGGCTAAAAAAAATACAAAACGACTAGATGTAGATGGTCGGCTGTTAATACCTGCTCAATTCAGAAAAGAGCTTGGATGGGTGAAGGGAAAAGAGCTCGAGCTAGAAATAGAAAAAGATTATGCCGTGCTACAAGAAAGCCCTAGTCGATGTATTATTTGTGGGAATAAAAAGCAGTTACTTGAAGTGAAGGAATCATTTGTATGTGAGGATTGTTTGTCTACGGCGAATGTCGTTTATATCGAAAGATGGCAGAAAGGTCTAGATAAGCTAGTCCACCAATATAAGTCCTATTGCGAGCAAGCTTTGTCTTTTGAAGATGGAAAGGAACTCCATCAAGCACGTGTGAAGGGAAGACGACTTGAAACCATCCTGTTCTTTATAGGAGTAGGGAAGGACCATGCACTTATTGAACGAATTCAAGAAGCACATGATCGCCTCGGTAAGGTACGTGAAAGTGATGTATTCATAGACTCTTTCAAGAAAAGAGCAGAACAAGAAGAAGATTCAAGCCATGCACAAGTGTACCGTCAATTTGCGGAGCTAAGAGAAGAAAAACGTGAGAAGCATCAAAAGAAGCTAGCCAAAAATTTACCGGAAATCATTGATAATCGGTTTATGGAGCTGTGGGAACAGTTTAAAACAAACGAATTACGAAACTATCTCTTACCTTTAAAGATAGATGAGAGACTAAATGAATACGAACAGACTTTTAAAGAACTAACCCAAACATTTAATGAGGAAGTAACTGAAAAGGGCAAGAATGATAAATCCTCATTAAAAACCCTACACTCCGTTCGGATTAAGGCGAAAGCATTACGGTATATTTGTAAATACCTTGGTGATATGTATGGTAAACCTTATAAGAAGAAAGCCAAACAATATAAGGAAGTGCAACGTAACCTTGGAGATATAAATGATTTACGGGATTTCTTAAAGGAAATAAAACAGAATCAGAAGAAAGTAGATGTAAGCAAACAACAAATTCAACAAGTGAGAGGTCAATTAAACCAGGAGCTTGTTGAATTGTTGGAAAGTTTTGAAGTTAAAGAGCTTACGACGACATCTTAGGTATATTGTTTCACGTGAAACATCCTCATAAAGCATAAAAATCGGTAAACTATTATTAGTTTGCCGATTTTTTGTCTTCTTCTCGCCCCAAAAAGGTTTTCTTCATAAGGGCTGCAAGTTCAAGCTTGGTAATGGTCTCACAGTATGCGGCTTTGATTTTGCCTGAGGTTGACGTATTTGGTTTGGATAAGAAGTCTACTTTATCCCAATCGTCAAACCAGTCGTCGTTACTTGCTTTTTGGTGTCTAATTTCATCCCAGACCTCTTGTAATTTTGGACTATACAATAAAGGAGCTCTCGGCTTTAACTGACACTGGTATGTTTTTAAACGTAAGGGATAAGAGGAAGTGTCTTTAGTATGGTGAAATAAGTGAGGCCAATAATCCATTCGAGATCCCGTGTGTGGATGTTGAGACGTCCAGGCTAATACATTTTTTAGTCTTCGCTTGTCGTTGAATAAAAGGTGATATAACCGCTTTCCTAGTTCAATTCGTTTAAGGATGGAAGCGAAGTGATGCACGGTTTCTCCTATTATCATGATTTCAGTACCTTTTTGATATGGAATTAGAATATGATTTAAACTTAACAAGTCTTGAAGTTTAAATTCTATCGTACCAAGCACGTTTTTCTGTATTTGTTGAGATTGCACCAATCTATCTTCAATGTAGTGTTGCTCATTTGTTATCAATGCGTAGGTTAACATCGTTTTGGAAGGACGGTACCAAAAAAAATGCCAACTTGCTTCCATGAAAGAAGAGATATTCATTGCTGGCAGAAGATGAAATAATGGTTTGTGCTGCTTTTTGCTTTCCTCATAAAGCAATAATTGAGGGTATGCATCTTGGAAAATCAACCAATTCCCTCGTTCAAGAAACATAAAAAAGTCTACCTGTTCTTGTTCGGATAGTAAGTGGGGCAAGCATTCACCCTTTAAATCAGTCATATTCCATCCGGAATTTCTAGATACTAAATGAGCTAACAAAGCCCACTCAATCTCAGGGTACTCTTGATAAAATTTCAGGTATGCTGCCGTGCGAGTCACATTGTCTTTATTATATTGGTTCGTTTTATGTGAGATATAAGTGATGATGTCTTTTTCATCATGTGATAGAGGTGAGGGGGAAGTAGGAACAAGGCTTTCTTTTACTTTATTTTCCTTTATACTTTTCTTCATTTCTTGAATCATTTGGTTGTGTTGCTTCCTATGCTTCCAACTAATTAGGCTCACTTCCCTTCCGTGGTAAAGTGGCATTGTTTGTAGATTGTATGAGGCTAGGAGATGAAACATGAAGGTAGTTCTTTTTTTACATGTTTAGGATGAAAGTTGATACGCAATTAAATCTCTGTCTATATCCAAATGTAAAAGGAGACTTTGTTAACTATTGTGGATGATGTGCCAGAATCGCTCCATTCTCTTGAAGACTTGAGTTCGAGGTAAATACTTTTATTAAGCGTGATGTTTCCGACACCTTAATATGGAATAAAGGTTGCCTGGGAAAAACTCGCGTCCTGCCTCGTGTAGTGCCGCAGGAAAGCTAACTATTTCCCGGCCTTTCTTTTCTCCTATCAATGCAATGGAAACACCCCATTCCCCCCAAACTCTCTCAACTTCAAATCTTCAAGATTATGCCTCTTATGTTTCATAACTTTTTTCTATCAATCTTTGCGGACTTAAATAACCGCGGCATCTGCGTCTAAAGTGGGCGTTGTGTTATGTTGTTTTAGAATCATCCTTTGAATTAGCCCTACATGTATGACAAATATGATATGGTAATGAATAGGAAAAAATGTACGAAGCATGAATTGGAATAGTATATCAGTTAGGAGACGAATAAATGGATAGCTTTAACAGCCAGTTTTTATATTCAGTTTTAATCATCGCACTTGGATATATCTTAAAACGAACAAATTTAATTAAAGAGCAAGATGGTGAAGGTTTAGCAAGGATTATCTTTAATCTGACTCTGCCATCGTTATTAATCGTCACCTTTCATGATATTGAAATCGATTCCTCATTAATCCTGTTAATTGTAATAGCCATCGTATATGGTTTGATTCAAGCGGCGTTGGGTTTACTTCTCTTTAAAAACGAAGAAAAGCGCACAAAAGGAATGCTATCCATGATGGCGCCAGGCTTTAACATTGGACTTTTTGCGTTCCCGCTCGTTGAGGCGATTTGGGGGGAAGAAGGATTAAAATACTTTGGGATGTTTGATTTTGGAAATGCATTGATCGTATTTGGTGTTATTTATGTGATTGGCAGCATTTATTCTGATGCAGGTGAGCGAAAAGATTTGAGGCATGTGGTAGGCAAAGTAACCAAATCCGTTCCACTAATCACATACGTGACAGTATGTACATTAAATTTTACAGGAGTGACCATTCCTTCGGTTATCATTGAGGTTTCAGAAACGATATCCGTTGCTAATATGCCGTTATCTTTATTGCTGCTTGGTATCTACTTAAACTTCTCTTTCGCAAAAGGATCTAGTAGCCAAATTATTAAATTACTTTCTCTAAGATACGTAGTTGGACTAGGAATAGGGATTTTAATGTTTGTGTTTTTACCTTTTGAGAGTATGTTTAAATATACAGTACTTATTGCACTAATCCTTCCTATGTCAGCTTCTGTGTTGCCTTATGCGGTTGAATTTGATTATGATCGTAAATTTGTTGGTACTGTCTCCAACATTACCATTATCGTAAGTTTCTTCCTTCTCTGGGGAGTGGGGACCTTAATAATATAAAAAACATGCAGCGTTTAGGTATTTTTACCTATACGCTTTTTTATTAGGCTGGGGATGTTTTTTGATTATTATGAGGTAAGGCGCTTGCACATTTCTTCATTTTTCACATGTACTATATTGACATCTATTATGAAATGCTTTAAAGTTACGAGTATTCAAAAAATTATAATAAACACGTATAGAACCTATTGCTTTTATCATATAGTGGAACAAACGCTAAAGATGAAAAGGCGATATTTTTTTACCCCTAAAGCCTACAATCCCGATGAATTAACTTGGGATATCCATTTAGAACATAACTCTTATCAGGAGTGACGGAGGGAACTGGCCCGCAGATGTCCGGCAACCTGCTTACAAAAGCAAGGTGCTAATTCCAGCAAAATGACCATCATTTTGGAAGATAAGGCAACATTGCTTGTTAATCTGCCTTTCCAAAATGGGGAGGCAGATTTCGTTTGTGTAAAGCACTATTTTTATCCTGGTCAA
Above is a genomic segment from Pontibacillus yanchengensis containing:
- the glgA gene encoding glycogen synthase GlgA, translating into MKVLMVGSECTPFIKSGGLADVLGSLPQALQEQGTDVRVILPKYQEMKDEWKEQLMHLDELNVHMGWRNQYAGIEYLEHNGVIFYFIDNEYYFKRSNLYGYGDEAERFVFFNRAVMEMIRALEMEWIPDVIHCHDWQTGLIPVLLHTHYENDELFQGIKTVFTIHNLKYQGIFPQSVLHDLIDLDEGMMIEDGMEFFGDINFMKGALNYADTITTVSETYAKEIQTPYYGENLDGVLRKRADQLVGIVNGINDKDYNPMRDDALEFPYRSSLTKKRQNKMWLQEQLGLPVKKDVPMIGIVSRLVEQKGFDLIGRVIDELLHEEDIQIVLLGTGEYQYEQMLQWAQDRHPTKMSTNIQFSETLSRQVYAASDLFLMPSRFEPCGIGQLIALRYLTVPIVRETGGLADTVHAFNENTEEGNGFTFTNYNAHDMLFTIRRALELYQDMPTWQQLVKNIIKSQFSWKYSASQYIDLYNSIRVYESMEK
- a CDS encoding glycogen/starch/alpha-glucan phosphorylase — encoded protein: MFSEKEEFKKAFSRKLQAELGVYVENATEFDIYRALGSLVQDKIGEGWLQTQQQYKDKKEKQVYYFSMEFLMGRLLGNNLLNLQVLEMVEEGLSDYGFSLSRIEDQEHDAGLGNGGLGRLAACFLDSLASLELPGHGCGLRYRYGMFDQRFMNGYQVELPDNWLSDQFIWEVRRPEEAIEVKFGGHVSTANNGSGELAFRYKNYNTLRAVPYDVPVVGYNNEVVNTLRLWSAEPTEKDILTVAKQQNDYTNMLNHQRSLESISDFLYPDDSTDEGKTLRLKQEYFLVSSGVQSAVRQFEQLELPWSSFSNQVALHINDTHPALVIPELMRILLDEKELGWEEAWEVTQSTVSYTNHTTLSEALETWPVDLVRNLLPRIFMIIEEMNERFCQSLWKTYPGDFDRIASLAIIADGQVKMAHLSIVGSHSINGVAKLHTEILKKREMKTFFETFPNRFTNKTNGITHRRWLMHANRPLSQLISDHIGEQWKDHPEQLTDLLAKQEDPSLLDSLYDVKQQNKESFANWVHKETGIMVDSSSIFDVHIKRLHGYKRQLLNALHIMHLYNEIKSGHARNMVPRTFFFGAKAAPGYHFAKKVIKLINRISDVVNNDTDVNEQLNVVFLENYSVSMAERIIPAANISEQISTASKEASGTGNMKLMMNGALTIGTLDGANIEINEVVGDNNMYTFGLRSNEILRYYKEGGYSSKEVYDTDERIRHTLDQLIHYSPFSKGETEFKDLYDALLTYNDEFFVLKDFASYVEAQQQIDDDYKQTREWCRKSLINIAHSGKFSSDQTIQSYASDIWRLQQVKTLR
- a CDS encoding alpha-amylase family glycosyl hydrolase; this encodes MKQHDMYHNSFLQSYREPFGAAPRGSNVSLTIDVHNHHQVQKVIVHYIYDKSDEEQTKELDLYSEKHYYNSFEATIKMPDEPQLVWYYFEIVLEEYTFFYGRLSIEESGEGVLYEHIPPSWQITVYDPEYQTPRWWKNATMYQIFPDRFHVEGDPELEKAPKSSLMHTHWENDPYYIRDENGGVVRWDFFGGNIQGIIHKLDYIKSLGVTVIYLNPIFEAESNHRYDTGDYHKIDLLLGTKEDFEQLIAEAKDRGIEIMLDGVFSHTGSNSIYFNQRNEYDSLGAYQSKSSPYYDWYMFHEWPDEYEAWWGVGTLPTLNKEVESYQQFLVHNEDSVIKTWQQSGMNHWRLDVADELTDDLIRQIYQQLKTNDESSVLLGEVWEDASNKSAYGKRREYFLGGVLDSVMNYPLRDLMLDFIKGEVDAYFLHRRLLTLREHYPREYFYALMNMLSSHDVERVKTMLDAFLPDDLLDEERRNIIQQQVKALSLWLYTFPGIPSLYYGDEAGVTGGKDPDNRKPFPWGREEKELVHWYTKIGQWRSNHAALRTGSFKPHALHEDVYAYERWVKNGVDEFGKKANNEHMLYLINRNYQEEIEVTLSIRKGRWQHMLDHRMFRTKKGKLTITLAPCESMLLRHIH
- a CDS encoding CHAD domain-containing protein, coding for MDNTSLTLQIDGMGRFVIPKEMRDALGFEDQGLVINSLSKRRGISISKASANTAKKNTKRLDVDGRLLIPAQFRKELGWVKGKELELEIEKDYAVLQESPSRCIICGNKKQLLEVKESFVCEDCLSTANVVYIERWQKGLDKLVHQYKSYCEQALSFEDGKELHQARVKGRRLETILFFIGVGKDHALIERIQEAHDRLGKVRESDVFIDSFKKRAEQEEDSSHAQVYRQFAELREEKREKHQKKLAKNLPEIIDNRFMELWEQFKTNELRNYLLPLKIDERLNEYEQTFKELTQTFNEEVTEKGKNDKSSLKTLHSVRIKAKALRYICKYLGDMYGKPYKKKAKQYKEVQRNLGDINDLRDFLKEIKQNQKKVDVSKQQIQQVRGQLNQELVELLESFEVKELTTTS
- a CDS encoding DUF2515 family protein — encoded protein: MIQEMKKSIKENKVKESLVPTSPSPLSHDEKDIITYISHKTNQYNKDNVTRTAAYLKFYQEYPEIEWALLAHLVSRNSGWNMTDLKGECLPHLLSEQEQVDFFMFLERGNWLIFQDAYPQLLLYEESKKQHKPLFHLLPAMNISSFMEASWHFFWYRPSKTMLTYALITNEQHYIEDRLVQSQQIQKNVLGTIEFKLQDLLSLNHILIPYQKGTEIMIIGETVHHFASILKRIELGKRLYHLLFNDKRRLKNVLAWTSQHPHTGSRMDYWPHLFHHTKDTSSYPLRLKTYQCQLKPRAPLLYSPKLQEVWDEIRHQKASNDDWFDDWDKVDFLSKPNTSTSGKIKAAYCETITKLELAALMKKTFLGREEDKKSAN
- a CDS encoding AEC family transporter translates to MDSFNSQFLYSVLIIALGYILKRTNLIKEQDGEGLARIIFNLTLPSLLIVTFHDIEIDSSLILLIVIAIVYGLIQAALGLLLFKNEEKRTKGMLSMMAPGFNIGLFAFPLVEAIWGEEGLKYFGMFDFGNALIVFGVIYVIGSIYSDAGERKDLRHVVGKVTKSVPLITYVTVCTLNFTGVTIPSVIIEVSETISVANMPLSLLLLGIYLNFSFAKGSSSQIIKLLSLRYVVGLGIGILMFVFLPFESMFKYTVLIALILPMSASVLPYAVEFDYDRKFVGTVSNITIIVSFFLLWGVGTLII